A part of Tachysurus vachellii isolate PV-2020 chromosome 4, HZAU_Pvac_v1, whole genome shotgun sequence genomic DNA contains:
- the LOC132844838 gene encoding centrosomal protein of 95 kDa-like — protein MGTEERDWVDVANDLICKCHINLRIQRLTECDASVFVALYEAILGEKVPDYIVVPKSQEDDIHNLQSVIDSLALDYLQISLSHITGENIVKGDKDSIRNLLEIFDGLLEYLTEQLSEDEELPNGEPNGTVHPAEAQEQDKEEKMSQISSTHSAARSSKYSLHSWNGDESESTAELIRLGDSARTFTTKQEVHSKPLLSVISTEKAASDLEPPTAQPSQQHEPVHSAIPLQPPKQITPHRAGRPPSSPPATEDNEGHAEETNKQNGHSPKSKGIQTNGIHTSESEQSVRSLKETQPEASKAQVESGSQGARRVLFQTQPEVLLLSLPHEHNQKEDMHTHGQAEEVQSDDERRHSSGSSSGRRRNYRSRRLEEESEDLLSSRSQNNRRAEQELHEMSEKLARRLEELDLMLKRALGETADESKPADEDKRSHHSDSVMECRRLPRPTDKARTDRLPHTRSLSPSPPPVRHSSQSMLEGALLTHARQHTARRRHEELRHIQGQRRKGQMVAEAYEAELKSLDEQHKVDLAIERLRAQEAEREYREAIRKDVPRALKFHHHRSKSALSNKSPFSKAAAPIRPRAQTRKTAPLRVKENDLLPALLDDFPPLQFSPHTLSRMWKQQLRQVDQLSAQNNHHKHIHKHINQVEEAQKRHDLLMDIIRKEQEHNRRLKDFKERIQQQKSAQNKLREQRQQVARARKYHSDYHVQLRARLLRARTREERMFRQVFDEGLELQKAHLREQRTCAKEQRREHARKHKDEIEAMENYYKDQFSMLAERLTLERQEIQVRKKAQEKALNKMKRELRSKMEREISDLQKIIVQDDEEDYFRELEVERLRRRVQMASFQYGTSCTY, from the exons aTTACATTGTTGTGCCCAAGAGCCAAGAGGATGACATCCACAACCTACAATCTGTGATTGATTCGCTGGCCTTGGATTATCTCCAGATCAGCTTATCTCATATCACAG GTGAGAACATTGTAAAGGGGGATAAGGATTCCATCCGTAACCTTTTGGAGATCTTTGACGGGCTGCTGGAGTATCTCACAGAACAGCTCAGTGAGGATGAAGAACTTCCAAATGGAG AACCCAATGGTACGGTCCACCCTGCAGAAGCACAGGAGCAGGATAAAGAGGAGAAGATGTCACAAATCTCAAGCACACA TTCTGCTGCCCGGTCCAGTAAATATTCCCTTCATTCCTGGAATGGGGACGAATCTGAGTCAACCGCCGAGCTGATCCGGTTAGGCGATTCAGCCCGTACGTTCACCACAAAGCAAGAAG TACACTCAAAACCCCTGCTCTCAGTCATTTCTACTGAGAAAGCTGCCAGTGACCTTGAGCCACCCACAGCTCAGCCCTCTCAGCAACACGAGCCGGTCCACTCAGCCATTCCTCTACAGCCTCCCAAACAGATCACTCCACATCGGGCAGGGAGACCCCCATCATCACCACCTGCCACAGAGGATAATGAGGGACATGCTGAggagacaaacaaacag AATGGGCATTCACCTAAGAGTAAAGGCATTCAGACGAACGGGATCCACACTTCTG AAAGCGAGCAGTCTGTTAGGAGTCTGAAAGAAACACAGCCTGAGGCTTCCAAAGCACAAGTGGAG AGTGGTAGTCAGGGAGCACGGCGTGTCCTGTTCCAAACTCAGCCTGAAGTGCTGCTCCTGTCCCTCCCACATGAACACAACCAGAAAGaggacatgcacacacacggcCAAGCTGAAGAGGTGCAGAGTGATGATGAGCGACGCCACAGCTCCGGCTCGTCGTCTGGTAGACGGAGGAACTACAGGAGCAGGAG GTTGGAGGAGGAGAGCGAGGACCTGCTATCCAGTCGCAGTCAAAATAACAGACGGGCCGAGCAGGAGCTGCACGAGATGTCAGAGAAACTCGCCCGCCGCCTCGAGGAGCTCGATCTA ATGCTGAAAAGGGCTCTTGGGGAAACGGCAGATGAGTCAAAGCCTGCTGATGAGGACAAACGTTCCCACCACAGTGACAGTGTCATGGAGTGCAGGCGTCTCCCCAGGCCCACAG ATAAGGCCCGCACGGACAGACTtcctcacacacgctctctttccccttctcctcctcctgtaCGTCATTCAAGTCAGAGCATGCTAGAGGGCGCTCTGCTTACACACGCGCGGCAACACACAGCCCGGAGGAGGCATGAAGAGCTTCGACACATTCAGGGCCAGCGCAGAAAAGGCCAG ATGGTGGCTGAAGCTTATGAGGCAGAACTGAAGAGCTTGGATGAGCAGCACAAAGTAGATTTGGCCATCGAGAGACTGCGAGCTCAAGAAGCT GAGCGGGAGTACAGGGAGGCCATACGCAAAGATGTGCCTCGTGCTTTAAAATTTCACCACCACAGATCAAAATCAGCACTCTCAAACAAGAGTCCCTTCTCCAAAGCGGCAGCTCCCATCCGACCACGCGCCCAGACCCGCAAAACAGCCCCAT taCGGGTGAAGGAGAACGATTTGTTGCCAGCTCTGTTGGACGACTTCCCTCCCCTGCAGTTCTCTCCTCACACTCTGTCCCGCATGTGGAAGCAGCAGCTCCGGCAGGTCGACCAGCTCAGTGCTCAGAACAaccaccacaaacacatacacaaacacatcaaccaG gtaGAGGAAGCCCAGAAGAGACACGATCTGCTAATGGATATCATCCGTAAAGAGCAGGAGCACAATCGTCGCCTG AAGGATTTCAAAGAGAGAATCCAGCAACAGAAATCTGCACAGAATAAGCTGCGGGAGCAAAGGCAACAGGTGGCCCGTGCCCGCAAATACCACAGCGATTACCACGTGCAGCTGCGTGCCCGACTCCTCCGAGCCCGCACACGAGAGGAGAGG aTGTTTCGGCAAGTGTTTGATGAAGGTCTGGAGCTGCAGAAGGCCCATCTGAGGGAACAGCGTACGTGCGCTAAAGAACAGCGCCGGGAGCACGCTCGCAAACACAAAGACGAGATTGAGGCTATGGAGAACTACTACAAGGACCAG TTTTCCATGCTGGCTGAAAGACTTACCCTGGAGCGCCAGGAGATCCAGGTGCGGAAGAAAGCCCAGGAAAAG GCTCTGAATAAGATGAAACGGGAGCTGAGGAGCAAGATGGAGCGAGAGATCAGCGATTTGCAGAAGATCATCGTTCAGGACGATGAGGAAGACTACTTCCGCGAGCTGGAGGTGGAGCGGCTGCGCAGGCGTGTGCAGATGGCTTCCTTCCAGTATGGCACGAGCTGCACATACTGA